One segment of Methylotenera versatilis 79 DNA contains the following:
- the trpB gene encoding tryptophan synthase subunit beta has translation MQVYDMPDARGHFGQFGGTFVAETLIEALEELRVMYEKYRFDETFLAEYAHDLKHFVGRPSPIYHAKRWSDKVGGAQIYLKREDLNHTGAHKVNNTVGQALLAKRMGKPRVIAETGAGQHGVATATIAARMGLECVVYMGSEDIKRQAPNVYRMKLLGATVVPVESGSKTLKDALNEAMRDWVTNIENTFYIIGTVAGPHPYPMMVRDFQAVIGVEAKQQMQEMVGRQPDAVVACVGGGSNAMGIFYPYIDVPNVRLIGVEAAGHGLDSGMHAAPLTTNSPVGVLHGNRTYLMQDADGNIVETHSVSAGLDYPGVGPEHAWLKDIKRAEYVAITDDEAMAAFHSLCRTEGIIPALESSHALAHAEKMAKTMRKDEIILVNLSGRGDKDINTVAKLANITL, from the coding sequence ATGCAAGTATATGACATGCCTGATGCACGTGGTCATTTTGGTCAATTTGGCGGCACTTTTGTAGCGGAAACATTAATCGAAGCGCTTGAAGAGTTGCGTGTGATGTATGAAAAGTATCGTTTCGATGAGACTTTTTTGGCTGAATATGCCCACGATCTTAAACATTTTGTTGGCCGTCCAAGCCCGATTTATCATGCTAAACGTTGGTCTGACAAAGTAGGTGGTGCGCAAATTTACTTAAAGCGTGAAGACTTGAACCATACTGGCGCCCACAAAGTGAATAACACCGTTGGGCAGGCGTTATTAGCCAAACGCATGGGCAAGCCGCGCGTGATTGCTGAAACCGGTGCCGGGCAACATGGTGTCGCTACTGCTACGATTGCCGCCAGAATGGGCTTGGAATGTGTGGTATACATGGGTTCCGAAGACATCAAACGCCAAGCGCCAAACGTGTATAGAATGAAGCTGCTTGGCGCAACTGTTGTACCAGTTGAAAGTGGCTCAAAAACGTTAAAAGATGCATTGAATGAAGCGATGCGTGATTGGGTAACCAATATTGAAAATACTTTTTATATCATCGGCACAGTTGCTGGCCCACATCCTTACCCGATGATGGTGCGTGATTTTCAAGCGGTGATTGGCGTTGAAGCCAAGCAACAGATGCAGGAAATGGTTGGTCGTCAACCCGATGCGGTGGTGGCTTGCGTTGGCGGTGGCTCTAATGCGATGGGTATATTTTATCCGTATATTGATGTGCCAAATGTGCGCTTGATTGGTGTTGAAGCGGCAGGGCACGGATTAGATTCTGGCATGCACGCAGCGCCGCTTACAACGAATAGCCCAGTGGGTGTCTTACATGGTAACCGTACTTATTTGATGCAGGATGCAGATGGCAATATTGTAGAAACACATTCAGTGTCTGCTGGCTTGGATTACCCAGGCGTTGGACCAGAACACGCGTGGCTAAAAGACATTAAGCGTGCAGAATATGTAGCGATTACCGATGATGAAGCGATGGCAGCTTTTCACAGCTTATGTCGTACAGAAGGTATTATTCCTGCATTAGAATCCAGCCATGCTTTAGCACATGCAGAGAAGATGGCTAAAACCATGCGTAAAGATGAAATTATCTTGGTTAATCTATCTGGTCGTGGTGATAAAGATATTAATACCGTCGCCAAACTAGCCAACATCACTTTGTAA